The Bradyrhizobium sp. LLZ17 genomic sequence ATTGGCCTCGCAGGCCGCGACCTGGCGGCTGATGACGTCGCCGGAAAAGTACCGCATCTATGCCTTCATGAACTTTGTCGGCGTGCCGCTGGTCCACGCGCTCGGCTACGCGCCAGGCTGGGCCGGCATCGGCGAGGATTTGCCCAAGGGCGTGTTCCTGCAATGGGCCGAATGGGTCTCGAGCCCGCACTATCTGTTCGATTCCAAGCTGCCGGCGCTGGAGAATTTCGCCAAGTTCAAGGGCGAGCTGCGCGCGCTGTGCTTCTCCGACGATCCATGGGCAACGCGGCCTGCGGTGGAATTGCTCTCGAGTGGCTTTACCGCGATCAAGCCGGAGGTGCTGACCGTCAAACCATCCGACGTCGGGGCCAAGGCGATCGGCCATTTCGGCTTCTTCCGCCCCGAGTACCGCGACACGCTCTGGCGCAGCGTGGCGGAATGGGTCCAGGGGGAGTGATCGTCAAACGGCTGCGGGCAATCTGGCGATGATCCTCAATCCGGTTCGCCCCGCTTCAGTGATGTTTACAGCTTCAATCGATCCGCCAAGCCGATCGACCATCCGCTTGACGATCGAAAGGCCAAGACCGACGCCGTCGCCCTCCGGATGCTGGCCGCGGAAGAACGGCTCAAATATCCGATCGATCTCGTCCGGAGCCACGCCGGACCCGGTGTCCTCGATCTGAAGGATCGCCGCCGCGCCGTCCCGGTCACACACGCATCGATCCGTCCGCCTCGCCGGGTGAAGCGCAGCGCATTGTCGAGGAGATTGCGGACCAGCGCGGCAAGCATCACCACTTCACCGCGAACCGCGACGGGTTCGACGCGCGCGAAGCCGAGATCGATGCCGCGATTGGCTGCTTCTGGCAACGTATCGGCGACGACCTCTTTCGCCACGCCATCAAGCGCCACGAGTGACATCGTCACACGGTCGTATGATCCCGCCTCCTGCCTTGCGAGCGCGAGCAATTGCTCCAGGAGACGTTTCGTCCTGCGAATTCCCTGCTGGAGCACCGCGACGCGATCGCGCGCGGCCGCGGGCAGATCGACCGGGTCAAGATTCTCCGCTTGCAAGCTCAGCGCGGTGATCGGCGTACGCAATTCATGCGCCGCATCCGCAACGAAGCGCCGCTGCTGGTCCATCAAAAGGCGCACCCGTTGCAACAGCCCGTTGATCGACGCAATAAACGGATGCAGCTCGCTGGGCATCTGCGCCGTCGGCAGTGGCGTCATGTCGTCGGCACGTCTTCTGTCGAGACTGCCGGCAAGGCGAACCATCGGCCGCAGCGAGCGCGCGATAACGATGGCGGTGACCAGCAGCAGGCAGGGAATGAGCGCCGCGATCGGCAGCACGGTGCGGAATCCCATGTCGCTTGCGATCTCGTCGCGCACCGAGGTGCGTTGCGCCACCGCAAAGCGCGTGCCGTCCGGCCGCGTTCGCAGCAGCACGCGGATGGGCTGTTCCCTTCGCGTTGCGAGCGCAAGACCGTCCTTGAGGCCCCAGAGCTTGAGCTCGCCATTGTCACTCGGCGGCGTGGCGGACTGTTCGATCAGCCACACTTCGGCGTCCTCATCAACGCCGTGCAGCTCGCGACCGCCGGTGAGGTTCGCCGACTGGACGAGAGCCGCGATCTGGATCAGGACGGAGTCCTGCATCTCGATGGCCTCGTCGAAAGCCCAGTGATGAGCGAACAGGCCGCCGGCAATGCCGGTCAGCAGGATGATCGCGGTCAGGCCCGCGAAAAGACGCCCTCGCAACGACCTGATCATAGGCGCCGATCCACCATCCAGCCGACGCCACGCACGTTGCGGATCGCATCGGTGCCGAGCTTCTTGCGCACCGCATGGATTAGGAATTCGATCGCGTTGCTCGCAACCTCCTCGTTCCAGCCATAGATCTGCCGTTCGAGCTCGCCCCGCGACAGGATCGCACCTGGGCGCGACAACAGCGCCTGGAGCAGTGCAAATTCGCGAGCGGTGAGCACCGCGGATTTCGTGAGATACGTGGCCTTCCGGCTCGCAGGGTCCAGGTTGAGCGTTCCATTGCCGAGCTGCGCCGGCGAGCCGCTGGCCTCGCGGCGGGTGACCGCACGCATCCGCGCCAGCAGTTCGCGGATCTCAAACGGCTTGACGAGATAATCGTCGGCACCGAGGTCGAGTCCCTCGATCCGGTCGTCGATCCCATCGCGCGCGGTCACAATGATGACGGGAAGCTTGCGGCCGCCCGCGCGCAACCGCCGCAAAATGTCCCGGCCGTCCATATTCGGCAGGCCAAGATCGAGCAGCAGCACCTCATAGGCCTCGCTCGCGGCTGCAAGCAGCGCG encodes the following:
- a CDS encoding response regulator; this translates as MRVLLIEDDRMVGAAVEQALKDAAYAVDWVRDGEAALLAAASEAYEVLLLDLGLPNMDGRDILRRLRAGGRKLPVIIVTARDGIDDRIEGLDLGADDYLVKPFEIRELLARMRAVTRREASGSPAQLGNGTLNLDPASRKATYLTKSAVLTAREFALLQALLSRPGAILSRGELERQIYGWNEEVASNAIEFLIHAVRKKLGTDAIRNVRGVGWMVDRRL
- a CDS encoding alpha/beta fold hydrolase, which produces MDAARDDVFIDEISFPATDGYALSGTLFLPRGTKRHAVLINSATAVPRKIYRGFASYLAHRGCAVMTYDYRGIGDSRRPAMVGYNQPKSLVGFKASMSDWAALDVTAAVRWMRERYTTLPFAYVGHSFGGQALGLLENNSEVSRAMLLASQAATWRLMTSPEKYRIYAFMNFVGVPLVHALGYAPGWAGIGEDLPKGVFLQWAEWVSSPHYLFDSKLPALENFAKFKGELRALCFSDDPWATRPAVELLSSGFTAIKPEVLTVKPSDVGAKAIGHFGFFRPEYRDTLWRSVAEWVQGE
- a CDS encoding sensor histidine kinase; this translates as MCDRDGAAAILQIEDTGSGVAPDEIDRIFEPFFRGQHPEGDGVGLGLSIVKRMVDRLGGSIEAVNITEAGRTGLRIIARLPAAV